The DNA region TCACACCTCCAGAAGACCGCCTTTCGTCATTTTTGGCGATCCCCAAACCTGTTGAGGCTGTTCAGAACAGGGAAAACTGAAGTTGTCCTCTACTGAGCAGCAACACTTCCTATCAAGAGGGCAAGTCCTAAAATGGCATATTGTTTCATTACTGCATTATTAGAGGATATCAGGGTTGTGCTGTGCAGCAGAGATGAGCATGCCAGGCTTGAGAAATGTTCTGTAAGGAAAAATTCATTGGTCAGAGGTCGCCTGCAGTCTTCAAGCCGATTACCCTAAATGCGTTTGGGTAAACTGACCCATGACTCTCGTACGCGCGACTGGCGATCTGCTCGCCCAGACCCGGAGCTGGACCAGCCTGCACGATGAAGAACTCAAGCGGCGCGCCGTTCTGGCCGCCAGGGACGCCGACGCCGAGGCCCTGGGCGACCTTACGTCTGCCTATCTGGGGCACCTGGGCAGCAGCGGGGTCCTGACCAGCCCCAAGACGCTCACGGCCTACCGGCTGGGCGTGCGTCAGTACACCGAATACGCGCGGGCCAACGCGGTCGGCATCCTGCGGCCGGGGCGGCATGACGCGCAGGGCTATGTGGGGTCCATGCTCGCGGCGGGCCGGGCGCCGGAAGGCGTGCAGCTCAAGGTGGCCGCCGCGCGTTGCCTGTACCGGGCGCTACGCTGGGCCGGCGCGACCGAGGCCGATCCGTTCCGGGACGTACGCATTCCCAAGGACCACACCACCGGGCTGGAAAAAAGGCCCCCCTACACGGACTTGGAGATTGAGCAGGTTCTGGCAGGAGCCACGCCGCACGACCGCTTTCTGCTGCTGCTCACCGCGCACGCGGGCCTGCGTGTGAGCGAAGCGCTGGGCCTGCACTGGAACGACCTCGACCTTGTCGGCGGACGCGTGCGCGTGACCGGCAAGGGCCGCAAGACCCGCACCGTGCCCATGAGTGGCCGACTCGTGGCGGCGGCCGAGGCCTACCGCGCCCTGTACGCTCCCGGCGGCGAGGCGCACGACCGCGACGATCACGGCCCTTCCCGGCGCACGACCCCCCGGCTGAGAACCTTCCGCTACGCGACGGTGCAAAACGCCACCCGCGCCATGAAAGCTACTTTCACCCAGGCCGGGGTGCCGTGGCGCGGGTTTCACGCCGCGCGCAAATATGCCGGCACCCGGCTGCTCGGGCAGACCGGCGACCTGGCAACCGTCGCGGCCTTTCTAGGCCACGCCTCGGTGGACACGACCCGCGACAGCTACGCCGCCGTCGCCTCGGACGCCGCCGCCCCGCAGCTCAGGGGCTGGTGAGGAATGCCCACCCGCTACACTGGGGCCGACCGATGAACGACGCTGTGGCCAGGGGACACAAACTGCTGCACCTGTACCGCCGGGGCGTGGGCGGCGAGCGCCAGAACGCGGGCCGCCTGCTCACGGCGCACCTGCGGACCCATGACCTGACCCTCTACGATCTCGACCGGGGGCTACCAGTGTCGCAGGACCTCGCGGTGCTTGACGGCTGGCGCGAGTCGGCGCTGTGGATGGCCCGTCTGGGGACCGAGCCGGAGGCAGTCCTGACCGCGCTCGTGGACGCCGAGGACCTCACGCCCGCCGAGCTCGGCCGCCTGATTGCCAGCGTGGACTTGGACAAACTGCTCGGTGCCCGCCTCGACGGCTGGGCCTACGCCGAGGGCGCGCCGCCCGAGCTCTACCGGCAGGCCGCCTCGCAGGTACGCGCCGGGGACCTGAGTGCGCCGGACCTGAGCGGCTCGCTGGCGCAGCGGTTTCAGGCGGCGGCGCGGCTCGCCCTGTTCCGGCAGACGCACCCCGAGCGGACCCTGCGGACGCAGGGAGAGACCGAACAGGCGTTCGTCCTGGGCCTCGTTGAGGGCCTGACCGGCCGGAGCGGTGAGACCACGGAAGACGGCGGCGTGCGCGCCCGGCTCACCGCCGACCAGCTCGCCCGGCTGCGCGCCTTGATGGCCGAACACGGCAGTGACGCGCGCGAGGTGGCCCGGCAAGCGGCGCAGGCCTACGGCAAGAGCCTGCGCTGAGGGCCGGCGGACGCTACACGTAGGCCCGCAGGTCCGGCAGATTGTCCTGGAAGGTGCGGCCCCGCGACGGCGCGCCGATGGCAGTCATGGTCCAGTCGCTGCCGCTGCGGCGCAGGCTCGCCAGGATCAGCGCCGAATGGCTGCCCTGCGCCGAGAGGTCGTAGCGCGCGATCTCCTTCTCGCCCTGGGTGTCGATCAGTCGGCAGTAGGCGTTCTGCACGCCCCCGAAGTCCTGCCCCGTGTAGTTGTTCACGCTGAATACGACTGTCTGGATTCCCGCCGGCAGGCGCGCGAGGTCCACCGTGACCGTCTCGTCGTCGCCGCTGCCCTGACCGGTGCGGTTGTCGCCGCTGTGGCGCACCGTGCCGTCTGCACTCTGAAGCTGACGGAACCACACGGCTTCCTGAAGCTGCCCGGAGGCGTCGAACAGCAGGGCGTTGGCGTCGAGGTCCACTGCCTGCTCGCCGCCGCCGAAGCCGAAGAATCCCTTTTTCTTGATCACGTCCCAGCCCAGACCCATCCGGACGAGATCCAGACGCGGCCCAGCCTCCTTGGCGAGAGAAATCTGCTGACCTTTTTGCAGGGAAATTGGCATGACTGCTCCTTGAGCGCTCTAGCGCAGGACGCCCTGGCGGCGCGCGGCGGCCTGCCAGGTGTCGAGTTCGTTGACCAGCAGTTCGAACAGCTGGGCGTCGGGGACGCGGATGGGCGAGGGCAGACAGAAGAAGTCGGCGTTGTCCACCGTCCGGCCACGCAGGTCGTCGAGTTTGTTCAGGAAGTCGAAGTCCACGCCCCCCTGATCGATCCCCATGAATTTCCAGAACACCGGCTCGCGCGAGGCCTCGGTCATCTGCCGGATCACGGCGTCGCGGTTGCTGCTGCCGCCGTCGGTAATGAACAGCACGAGGGTAGGCAGCGCCGTGCGCGCGGCGCGGGCGTCGTCGCGCACCAGCGTCATGACCGGGCTGTAATGCGTACCGCCCTCCAGCTTGACCCGCAGGCGGTCCACGAACCCGCCCACGTTATCGAGCGACAGCGGCCCGCTGCGGTGCGCCTTGATGCCGAAGAGATACACCTCGACCTCGCCGTCGTCGTCCAGGCGGGTCGCCAGGGCCAGGGCGCGCTCGGCCAGGGCCTGCACCGCACCGCTGCGGTACTCGTCGTACATGCTCGCGCTGATGTCCAGCACGAGATTGACCCGGTAGCGCGCCTCGCCCAGCCCGCGTTTTTCCAGGCTGACACTCGCCGTCTTGATGAGGTTGACAAGCTGCGGCTGCGTGCGCTCGGCCTTCTCCAGCAGCACACGCTGACGCTCTTTAACCAGACTGACGGAGGTGGACGCCGGAGCCGGGGCAGTCGGCACGGGAGTCGGCGGACCTGACCCCTCCTGCGCCACCTCGCCGCCGAAGTGCCGCACGAGCGCGTCGAGGCCTCCCGCGAAGCCCTGTCCGACGGCGCCGACCCGCCACACGTCCTTGAAATACACGTCGAGCAGCATCAGGGCCTTTTCCTGCCCCAGCTCACGGCCAGTGACCCGGTACGTCAGCAGCGGCGCGCCGCCCGCTCCGAGGGTCACTTCGGCAGCCTGAACGCTGCTCAGGTCGCCCTGATCGGTGGTCACGGCGAGGCTCAGGCGGCGCACGCTGGCCGGCAGGGCCGCGAGGTCAAGGGTAAAGACCTTCTCCGCGCCGCTCCCGGCCTGTACCGAAAGGGCGCCTTCGGGACTGCGCGGCTGGTTGTAGAAGACCATGTAGCGGTCGTCGCTCAGGCGCCCCGCGTCGTCGAGACCGAAGAGAATCAGGTCGTATTCGGCCGCCGGCCCGGTCACGCGGGCGCTGAGGGTCAGGGTGGTCGCTGGAGTCAGCGCCGCGAGCGGGCTCTTCTGGCCGGTCTGGAATGTCTGCATGTCGTGTCCTTGCCGGGCATGAAACGGGAGGGGCCAACTGCGCCCCCCCCGACTGCGACTGAACGGTTCCAGATGCGGTGGTCCACTCTGGGGGAATCCCGGAAGGTCTACCGCCCCAGATTTCCACCGCTCCGCCGTTTCTTATAGCGACTTGCCCCGGAGGATTCCAGCACGGCGCCGGAACCGTCCGGGGGCCGTCTCAGACGTTGACGCCGAAGTTACGGGCCAGCGGCGCGAGTCCGCCCGCGAAGCCCTGGCCGACCGCGCGGAACTTCCAGTCGGCGCCGTTGCGGTAGACCTCGCCGAAGATCATGGCGGTGTCGGTGCT from Deinococcus sp. Leaf326 includes:
- a CDS encoding tyrosine-type recombinase/integrase, which gives rise to MTLVRATGDLLAQTRSWTSLHDEELKRRAVLAARDADAEALGDLTSAYLGHLGSSGVLTSPKTLTAYRLGVRQYTEYARANAVGILRPGRHDAQGYVGSMLAAGRAPEGVQLKVAAARCLYRALRWAGATEADPFRDVRIPKDHTTGLEKRPPYTDLEIEQVLAGATPHDRFLLLLTAHAGLRVSEALGLHWNDLDLVGGRVRVTGKGRKTRTVPMSGRLVAAAEAYRALYAPGGEAHDRDDHGPSRRTTPRLRTFRYATVQNATRAMKATFTQAGVPWRGFHAARKYAGTRLLGQTGDLATVAAFLGHASVDTTRDSYAAVASDAAAPQLRGW
- a CDS encoding TerD family protein, encoding MPISLQKGQQISLAKEAGPRLDLVRMGLGWDVIKKKGFFGFGGGEQAVDLDANALLFDASGQLQEAVWFRQLQSADGTVRHSGDNRTGQGSGDDETVTVDLARLPAGIQTVVFSVNNYTGQDFGGVQNAYCRLIDTQGEKEIARYDLSAQGSHSALILASLRRSGSDWTMTAIGAPSRGRTFQDNLPDLRAYV
- a CDS encoding VWA domain-containing protein; this encodes MQTFQTGQKSPLAALTPATTLTLSARVTGPAAEYDLILFGLDDAGRLSDDRYMVFYNQPRSPEGALSVQAGSGAEKVFTLDLAALPASVRRLSLAVTTDQGDLSSVQAAEVTLGAGGAPLLTYRVTGRELGQEKALMLLDVYFKDVWRVGAVGQGFAGGLDALVRHFGGEVAQEGSGPPTPVPTAPAPASTSVSLVKERQRVLLEKAERTQPQLVNLIKTASVSLEKRGLGEARYRVNLVLDISASMYDEYRSGAVQALAERALALATRLDDDGEVEVYLFGIKAHRSGPLSLDNVGGFVDRLRVKLEGGTHYSPVMTLVRDDARAARTALPTLVLFITDGGSSNRDAVIRQMTEASREPVFWKFMGIDQGGVDFDFLNKLDDLRGRTVDNADFFCLPSPIRVPDAQLFELLVNELDTWQAAARRQGVLR